A stretch of the Streptosporangium sp. NBC_01755 genome encodes the following:
- a CDS encoding bifunctional methylenetetrahydrofolate dehydrogenase/methenyltetrahydrofolate cyclohydrolase — protein MSARILDGKATAAKIKADLTARVTALRERGIVPGLGTVLVGDDPGSQIYVAGKHRDCAEVGISSIRRDLPENATQAEVETVIDELNASNECTGYIVQLPLPRHLDTQALIERMDPAKDADGLHPANLGRLVHMVDAPLPCTPYGIVVLLQEYGVPLKGAEVVVVGRGITVGRSLGLLLTRRSENATVTLCHTGTSDLAAHTRRADIVVAAAGVPHLITADMVKPGAAVLDVGVSRVDGKIAGDVAPGVGDVAGFLTPNPGGVGPMTRAMLLTNVVEAAERRARERG, from the coding sequence ATGAGTGCGCGTATTCTCGACGGCAAGGCCACGGCGGCAAAGATCAAGGCAGACCTCACGGCGCGGGTGACCGCGCTGCGGGAGCGGGGCATCGTCCCCGGACTCGGCACGGTTCTGGTGGGAGACGACCCGGGCAGCCAGATCTACGTCGCGGGCAAGCACCGCGACTGCGCGGAGGTCGGCATCTCCTCCATCCGCAGGGACCTGCCGGAGAACGCCACCCAGGCCGAGGTCGAGACGGTCATCGACGAGCTCAACGCCTCCAACGAGTGCACCGGCTACATCGTCCAGCTTCCGCTGCCCCGTCACCTCGACACGCAGGCGCTGATCGAGCGGATGGACCCGGCGAAGGACGCCGACGGCCTCCACCCGGCCAACCTGGGTCGTCTGGTCCACATGGTCGACGCGCCGCTGCCCTGCACGCCGTACGGCATCGTCGTGCTCCTGCAGGAGTACGGGGTGCCGCTCAAGGGGGCGGAGGTCGTCGTGGTCGGCCGCGGCATCACCGTGGGCCGCTCGCTCGGCCTGCTGCTGACCCGCCGCTCGGAGAACGCCACGGTCACCCTCTGCCACACCGGCACCTCGGACCTGGCGGCCCACACCCGGCGCGCCGACATCGTCGTCGCCGCGGCCGGGGTGCCACATCTGATCACCGCGGACATGGTGAAACCAGGTGCCGCCGTGCTCGACGTCGGTGTCTCCCGGGTCGACGGGAAGATCGCCGGTGACGTCGCCCCCGGCGTCGGAGACGTCGCGGGCTTCCTCACCCCCAACCCCGGCGGTGTGGGCCCGATGACCCGGGCCATG
- the purN gene encoding phosphoribosylglycinamide formyltransferase, whose protein sequence is MSSQAVRLVVLVSGSGTNLQALLDAVADETYGAGVVAVGADRDGVEGLARAQRAGVPTFVERVSDHPSREEWDRAFAARIAEYRPDLVVCAGFMKILGKPTLEAFPVLNTHPALLPSFPGAHGVRDALSYGVRVTGCTVMLADAGVDTGPIIAQEAVPVLDGDDEAALHERIKSVERHLLVDTVGRMAREGWTVTGRTVRFGRPGE, encoded by the coding sequence GTGTCATCCCAGGCCGTTCGGCTTGTGGTCCTCGTGTCCGGTTCTGGGACCAACCTACAGGCCCTTTTGGACGCTGTGGCAGACGAGACCTACGGTGCCGGCGTGGTGGCGGTGGGTGCCGATCGCGACGGTGTCGAAGGGCTGGCCCGCGCGCAGCGTGCGGGAGTGCCGACCTTCGTGGAGAGGGTGTCCGACCATCCCAGCCGTGAGGAGTGGGATCGGGCGTTCGCCGCCCGCATCGCGGAGTACCGGCCGGACCTCGTGGTCTGCGCGGGGTTCATGAAGATCCTCGGCAAGCCGACGCTGGAGGCGTTCCCGGTCCTCAACACCCATCCCGCTCTGCTGCCCTCGTTCCCGGGCGCGCACGGTGTCCGCGACGCGCTCTCGTACGGTGTGCGCGTCACCGGCTGCACCGTGATGCTCGCCGACGCGGGGGTCGACACCGGGCCGATCATCGCCCAGGAGGCCGTGCCCGTGCTGGACGGCGACGACGAGGCGGCACTGCACGAGCGCATCAAGTCCGTCGAGCGTCACCTGCTCGTGGACACCGTCGGCCGGATGGCCCGCGAGGGCTGGACCGTCACCGGCAGGACTGTTCGATTCGGACGACCCGGCGAATGA
- the purH gene encoding bifunctional phosphoribosylaminoimidazolecarboxamide formyltransferase/IMP cyclohydrolase, giving the protein MTRIAIRRALIAVYDKSGLEELARGLDAAGVEIVSTGGTAAKITSFGVPVTPVESLTGFPECLDGRVKTLHPRVHAGLLADGGNPSHVKQLEELEIEPFELVVVNLYPFQETVASGASDAECVEQIDIGGPAMIRAGAKNHSTAAVVVDPASYGDVLAAVAEGGFTLTERRRLAAAAYAHTASYDTAVATWFADVYAAEEGVWPRYLGAAWELKSPLRYGENPHQGAALYSSGKAGLADAEQLHGKEMSYNNYLDADAAWRAAWDFDGPAVAIIKHQNPCGIAVGADVAEAHRKAHACDPVSAYGGVIAVNAEVTEELARQIAEVFTEVVVAPSYTAEALAQLTGKKNIRLLACPRGPSNPLEFRRIDGGLLVQNADRVDAPGDDPSTWELKAGAAASAEVLADLAFAWRACRSVKSNAILLAADGASVGVGMGQVNRVDSARLAVSRAGERVQGAVAASDAFFPFADGLQILIDAGVKAVVEPGGSIRDEEVIAAAEAAGVTLYFTGTRHFFH; this is encoded by the coding sequence GTGACCCGCATCGCCATCCGGCGCGCGTTGATCGCGGTGTATGACAAGAGCGGGCTGGAGGAGTTGGCCCGTGGGCTCGACGCCGCGGGGGTGGAGATCGTCTCCACCGGGGGCACCGCCGCGAAGATCACCTCTTTCGGCGTCCCCGTCACTCCCGTCGAGTCGCTTACCGGCTTCCCCGAGTGCCTCGACGGCCGGGTCAAGACCCTGCACCCGCGCGTGCACGCCGGCCTGCTGGCCGACGGCGGCAACCCCTCCCACGTCAAGCAGCTCGAAGAGCTGGAGATCGAGCCGTTCGAGCTGGTGGTGGTCAACCTCTACCCGTTCCAGGAGACCGTGGCCTCCGGTGCCTCCGACGCCGAGTGCGTGGAGCAGATCGACATCGGCGGTCCCGCGATGATCCGGGCCGGGGCCAAGAACCACAGCACCGCCGCGGTCGTGGTCGACCCGGCCTCCTACGGCGACGTGCTCGCCGCGGTCGCCGAGGGCGGCTTCACCCTCACCGAGCGCCGCCGCCTGGCCGCCGCCGCGTACGCGCACACCGCCTCCTACGACACCGCGGTGGCCACCTGGTTCGCGGACGTCTACGCCGCGGAGGAGGGCGTGTGGCCGCGCTACCTGGGCGCGGCCTGGGAGCTCAAGTCGCCGCTGCGCTATGGCGAGAACCCGCACCAGGGCGCGGCCCTGTACTCGAGCGGGAAAGCCGGCCTGGCGGACGCCGAGCAGCTGCACGGCAAGGAGATGTCCTACAACAACTACCTGGACGCCGACGCCGCCTGGCGGGCGGCGTGGGACTTCGACGGGCCCGCCGTGGCGATCATCAAGCACCAGAACCCGTGCGGCATCGCGGTCGGCGCCGACGTCGCCGAGGCGCACCGCAAGGCACACGCCTGCGACCCCGTCTCCGCGTACGGCGGCGTGATCGCGGTCAACGCGGAGGTGACCGAGGAGCTGGCCCGCCAGATCGCCGAGGTGTTCACCGAGGTTGTGGTGGCTCCCTCCTACACGGCCGAGGCACTGGCGCAGCTCACCGGTAAGAAGAACATCCGGCTGCTGGCCTGCCCGCGGGGGCCGTCCAACCCGCTGGAGTTCCGCCGGATCGACGGCGGTCTGCTGGTGCAGAACGCCGACCGGGTCGACGCCCCGGGCGACGACCCGTCCACCTGGGAGCTGAAGGCGGGGGCCGCCGCCTCCGCCGAGGTCCTCGCGGATCTGGCCTTCGCCTGGCGGGCGTGCCGTTCGGTGAAGTCCAACGCGATCCTGCTGGCCGCGGACGGCGCGAGCGTGGGCGTCGGCATGGGCCAGGTCAACCGGGTCGACTCGGCGCGGCTCGCGGTCTCCCGGGCGGGCGAGCGCGTCCAGGGGGCCGTGGCGGCCTCCGACGCGTTCTTCCCCTTCGCCGACGGCCTGCAGATCCTCATCGACGCGGGAGTGAAGGCGGTCGTGGAGCCGGGCGGCTCGATCAGGGACGAGGAGGTCATCGCCGCGGCCGAGGCCGCGGGAGTGACCCTCTACTTCACCGGCACCCGTCACTTCTTCCACTGA